A window of the Fusarium fujikuroi IMI 58289 draft genome, chromosome FFUJ_chr09 genome harbors these coding sequences:
- a CDS encoding related to sulphate transporter proteins: MAKRPSHSRTNSGTDHRPTQPSALRQALSAHDRNESESPAAEGFTTPTSIPVASPPDSPGHPPGATINEIFANETTPLIDGNNQRSNTRRGSVHPAHPGVCSHGTFSPRPMSPTLTMRSTDEDGSETAGSGTHIPVLDNAITSIVGHEDWKKWLKKRMRTKTMGHSSMLAEQAGFEDTAFMYLAYYVPCLNWMRQYKVSYLRGDLVAAITMASFYLPMALSLAANLAHVPPIHGLYAFVFNPFIYALLGSCPQMVVGPEAAGSLLVGTVVKQNVGSGEDEDNDLLHAQICGIVAGMAGAMVLIAGLARLGFMDSVLSRPFLRGFISAIGFVIAVDQLIPELGLAELADDAGVSHGSPVEKIRFMINNIHEAHGLTFAIAGISFLVIMICRELKNRLQPRYPGVAYVPDRFVVVVVSAILCWRLDWENQGVEILGTVKAANGQLLAFQWPFKLEHMPHIRSAMATSFLIALLGFFESSVAAKSLGSSETIQGIQLSANREMIALGIANMVGGCFMSLPAFGGYGRSKVNKSTGGKSPASSMFLSIISLLSIFFLLPYFYYLPKPVLSAMISVVAYSLIEEAPHDIGFFLKIRGWTELGLMAVIFFATMFYSLTLGMAFGVGLSMLMVIKHSTRPRIQILGRIPGTNRFENAEGDKASLEFVEGCLIVKIPEPLTFANTGELKSRLRRLELYGTSKAHPALPRLRSTDMNRNVIFDIHGVTSMDGSGTQVLTEIVRNYHDRGVRVYFSRCPARKDHPVWRLMSSSGIVEMAGERHFVNDVEEALRLTEYEESIAGESSRAQEL; the protein is encoded by the exons ATGGCCAAACGACCTTCCCACAGTCGTACCAACTCTGGGACCGACCACCGTCCTACTCAGCCCAGTGCTCTCCGTCAAGCTCTGAGCGCTCATGATCGAAACGAGAGCGAAAGCCCGGCCGCAGAAGGTTTTACGACTCCCACGAGCATTCCGGTCGCATCGCCTCCAGATTCGCCGGGACACCCTCCCGGAGCTACAATAAACGAGATCTTCGCAAACGAAACAACACCTCTAATCGACGGGAACAACCAGCGTTCAAACACACGCCGAGGAAGTGTTCACCCTGCCCATCCTGGTGTCTGCAGCCATGGCACTTTCAGCCCGCGACCCATGAGTCCGACCTTGACTATGAGGAGCACCGACGAGGATGGTAGCGAGACTGCAGGCTCAGGCACGCACATTCCTGTGCTAGACAACGCAATCACGTCAATCGTGGGCCACGAAGACTGGAAGAAgtggctgaagaagagaatgcGAACAAAGACCATGGGCCATAGCAGTATGCTGGCTGAACAAGCTGGTTTCGAGGATACAGCATTCAT GTATCTTGCGTACTACGTCCCCTGCTTGAATTGGATGCGCCAGTACAAGGTTTCATATCTGCGTGGCGATCTTGTTGCGGCCATTACCATGGCTTCCTTCTACTTACCGATGGCCCTCTCCCTCGCTGCGAATCTCGCCCACGTCCCTCCGATTCACGGTCTCTACGCTTTCGTCTTTAACCCCTTCATCTACGCCCTTCTGGGGTCCTGTCCACAGATGGTAGTTGGCCCTGAAGCTGCCGGCTCCCTTCTTGTGGGAACTGTTGTAAAGCAGAATGTTGGTTctggagaagacgaagacaaTGATTTGTTGCATGCGCAAATCTGTGGAATTGTCGCTGGCATGGCGGGTGCTATGGTACTCATCGCTGGTCTTGCGCGATTGGGTTTCATGGACAGCGTTCTCAGCAGGCCTTTTCTCCGCGGGTTCATCAGCGCGATCGGTTTCGTCATTGCCGTTGACCAGTTGATTCCTGAGTTAGGACTCGCTGAACTGGCTGACGATGCTGGCGTCAGCCACGGCAGCCCCGTTGAGAAGATTAGGTTTATGATTAACAACATTCACGAAGCGCATGGTTTGACATTTGCCATCGCCGGAATTAGCTTCCTGGTCATCATGATCTGCCG TGAACTCAAGAATCGCCTTCAGCCTCGGTATCCTGGCGTTGCCTATGTCCCGGATCGTTTCGTGGTCGTTGTTGTATCTGCAATTCTTTGCTGGCGCCTTGATTGGGAGAACCAGGGAGTTGAGATTCTGGGCACAGTCAAGGCCGCCAACGGCCAGCTTCTTGCCTTCCAATGGCCCTTCAAGCTCGAGCATATGCCGCATATTCGAAGTGCCATGGCCACATCCTTCCTCATTGCACTTCTTGGATTTTTCGAATCCTCGGTAGCTGCAAAGAGTCTGGGCTCAAGTGAGACTATCCAGGGCATCCAGCTGAGTGCCAACAGAGAAATGATTGCGCTGGGTATCGCCAATATGGTTGGTGGATGTTTTATGAGTCTCCCAGCTTTTGGCGGATATGGACGAAGCAAGGTGAATAAGAGCACCGGAGGCAAGAGTCCCGCCAGTTCCATGTTTCTGAGCATCATCTCTCTGctatccatcttcttccttctccccTACTTTTATTACCTGCCA AAACCTGTCCTATCAGCAATGATCTCTGTCGTCGCCTACTCGTTGATAGAAGAGGCGCCCCATGAcattggcttcttcttgaagatcCGTGGCTGGACTGAGCTGGGTCTTATGGCTGTTATCTTCTTTGCAACCATGTTCTACTCTCTCACACTTGGTATGGCATTCGGTGTAGGATTGTCGATGCTCATGGTTATCAAGCATAGTACGCGACCACGCATCCAGATCCTGGGTCGAATTCCGGGGACAAATCGATTTGAGAATGCTGAAGGTGACAAGGCGAGTCTTGAATTCGTTGAGGGTTGTCTCATCGTCAAGATCCCAGAGCCTTTGACTTTCGCCAATACAGGAGAGCTCAAGTCCCGACTTCGTCGGCTGGAGCTCTATGGCACATCGAAAGCACACCCTGCTCTGCCTCGCCTTCGCAGTACCGACATGAACAGAAACGTCATCTTTGATATCCACGGTGTAACCTCCATGGATGGATCTGGTACGCAGGTTCTGACTGAGATCGTACGCAACTACCACGACCGAGGAGTGCGGGTGTACTTTTCTCGATGCCCAGCTCGCAAGGATCACCCTGTATGGCGATTGATGTCAAGCAGTGGCATTGTGGAAATGGCTGGCGAAAGACACTTTGTAAATGACGTGGAAGAGGCATTGCGTTTGACAGAGTACGAAGAAAGCATTGCTGGCGAATCGAGCCGGGCACAAGAGCTCTAA
- a CDS encoding probable POT1-acetyl-CoA C-acyltransferase, peroxisomal, whose translation MAAERIGSIIKHLAPGSALNSIQAKNPDDIVITLAARTPLTKAKKGGFKDTSLEYMVYALLKEVRERSNLDPALVEDICLGNVSDAKAAYKVRASALAAGFPNTAGASSVNRFCSSGLKATADIAHSILNGSIEIGIAMGAEQMTIGGDALEKPFDEAVTSQSQESVDCMQPMGWTSENVSKDFGVTRDVMDKYAAESFQKAEAAQKAGLFADEIVPITTKVKGPDGQEKEVTLTQDEGIRPGTTAESLGKIRSAFPQWGGATTGGNASQLTDGAAAVLLMKRSTAIKLGQPIMAKYVGSTVAGLAPRIMGIGPSIAIPKLLAQHNISLDDIDIVEINEAFASMAVYCQDKLGLTADKLNPRGGAIALGHPLGATGARQIVTGLSECRRRKKKMLLTSMCIGTGQGMAGLFVNEQV comes from the exons ATGGCCGCTGAACGTATTGgttccatcatcaagcacCTGGCCCCTGGGTCGGCGCTCAACAGCAT TCAAGCGAAGAACCCTGATGACATTGTCATCACCCTCGCTGCCCGAACCCCTCTCacaaaggccaagaagggcgGTTTCAAGGATACTTCTCTCGAATACATGGTGTATGCTCTGCTCAAGGAGGTTCGGGAACGATCGAACCTCGACCCTGCCCTTGTTGAGGATATCTGCCTTGGAAAC GTCTCCGATGCCAAGGCTGCCTACAAGGTTCGCGCTTCTGCTCTCGCTGCTGGTTTCCCCAACACCGCTGGTGCTTCTTCCGTCAACCGATTCTGCTCTTCTGGTCTGAAGGCCACTGCCGATATCGCCCACTCCATTCTCAATGGCTCCATCGAGATCGGTATCGCTATGGGTGCTGAACAAATGACCATCGGTGGCGATGCGCTCGAGAAGCCCTTCGACGAGGCTGTTACATCACAAAGCCAGGAGTCCGTGGATTGCATGCAGCCCATGGGTTGGACCAGCGAGAATGTCAGCAAGGACTTTGGCGTTACCCGCGATGTGATGGACAAGTACGCGGCTGAGAGTTTCCAAAAGGCCGAGGCAGCGCAAAAGGCTGGTTTGTTCGCCGATGAGATCGTgcccatcaccaccaaggtcAAGGGCCCCGATGGTCAGGAGAAGGAGGTCACTCTCACCCAGGACGAGGGTATCCGACCAGGCACTACCGCTGAAAGCCTCGGCAAGATTCGATCTGCTTTCCCTCAATGGGGTGGAGCTACAACTGGAGGCAATGCCAGCCAGCTTACTGACGGAG ctgCTGCCGTGTTGCTGATGAAGCGATCTACGGCCATCAAGCTGGGCCAGCCTATCATGGCCAAGTACGTTGGTTCCACTGTCGCTGGCCTCGCGCCTCGCATCATGGGCATTGGTCCTAGCATTGCCATCCCCAAGCTTCTTGCCCAGCACAACATCTCCCTCGATGATATTGATATTGTTGAGATCAACGAAGCCTTTGCCTCCATGGCTGTTTACTGTCAAGACAAGCTTGGTCTGACAGCAGACAAGCTCAACCCTCGTGGAGGAGCTATCGCTCTTGGTCACCCACTGGGCGCTACAGGTGCTCGACAGATTGTTACAGGCCTTTCCGAGTGCAGGCggcgaaagaagaagatgctgttgacCAGTATGTGCATCGGTACAGGCCAGGGCATGGCTGGTCTGTTTGTCAACGAGCAGGTCTAA